In the Thermus caldifontis genome, GCTACCCCCGCTTCAAGGGGGAAAGGCGCTACGACTCCTTCACCTTCCCCCAAGCTGAGAAGACGGGGGTTAAGCTCCAGAAGGACGGAAAACGGGTAGTTATCCACGGGATAGGCTCGGTAAAGGTCAAACTGCACCGACCCCTTGAGNNNNNNNNNNGCATTGGTACATCGTCTTCACCTGCGAGGTGCAGTCCCAACCCCTTCCCCCAAGCGACAAAGCGGTAGGCATAGACCTGGGCACCAACCCCCACTTCCTCATCACCTCGGATGGGGAAACGGTGGAGGCTCCCCGGTACTTCCAGAAGGCAGAGGAGAGGCTTGCCAAAGCTCAAAGGGAGCTCTGCGGAAAGAAGAAGGGAAGCTATCGCTACAAGCAGGCCAGAAGGCGGGTTGCCAAACTCCACCGCAAAATCGCCAACCAACGTAAAGACTTCCACCATAAGACGGCAAGGAGGCTGGTCAACAACTATGGAATCATCGTCCACGAAGACCTGAACATCCTTGGCCTGGCCCGCTCCTATGTTGCCAAGGGAGTGATGGATGCGGGCTGGGCGCAGTTTCTCCGGATCCTCGCCTACAAAGCGGCGGAGGCTGGTAGGCGGGTTGTGGGGGTAGACCCCAAACACACAAGCCAAGACTGTCCGGTGTGCGGCTACAGGGAGAGGCGACCGCTTTGGGTGCGGGAGTACACCTGCCCCCAATGCGGTACCCACCAGCATCGGGATGTAGCGGCCGCCATCAACATCTTGGCTAGGGCTTGGGTCAGCCCGCAGGGCTATCTTGCCGGAGCCTGCGGGGATAGGTAGTACTACCTAGAACCGCGAAGCCCCGCTCTTCAGAGTGGGGAGTCGTCACGACGTTCCTACACACACCCTAGCCTTGCCGCCTTGGCGGTGGAAGAATAGGGCTATGCCGGTTAGCCGCTATTACGACGTCAAACGGGACGAACGAGGCGAGCGGTACCTGGAGCCCTATGTCTCCGGTTTTCTTCTCCTTAGGCTTCCCCTGCTCAACAAGGGCACGGCCTTCACCGAGGAGGAGCGAAGAGCCCTGGGCCTCGAGGGCCTCCTTCCCCCCCATGTGAACACCCTGGAGGAGCAAAAGGAGCGGGTCTACCGCCGCTACCGCCTTATCCAAAGCCCTTTGGAAAAGCACATCTACCTGCGCCACCTCCAGGACCGCAACGAGGTCCTCTTCTATGCCCTGTTGGTGGACCACCTGGAGGAGATGCTCCCCATCCTCTACACCCCCACGGTGGGGGAGGCGGTGCGGGAGTTTTCCCACATCTACCGGTATCCCCGGGGCTTCACCGCCAGCACCCGCAACATTGACTTCATAGACCAGGCCCTGGCCAACGTGCCCTTGGAGGAGGTCCGCCTCATCGTGGCCACGGACTCCTCCGCTATCCTGGGCATTGGGGACCAGGGGTATGGGGGCATGGCCATCTCCATCGGAAAGCTCACCCTCTACACCGCCGCCGGGGGTGTGGGTCCGGATAAAACCCTTCCCGTGGAGCTGGACGTGGGCACGGACCGGGAGGACCTCCTCAAGGACCCCCTTTACCTGGGGGTGCGGCACAAGCGCCTAAGGGGGGAGGAGTACTACCGCTTCCTGGACCGCTTCGTGGAGGCGGTGCGCAGGCGCTACCCCAAGGCCCTCATCCAGTGGGAGGACTTCGCCAAGGAAGCGGCCTTCCACGTGCTGGAGCGTTACCGCAAGGTGGTGCCCTCCTTCAACGACGACATCCAGGGCACGGGGGCGGTGGCCCTGGCGGGGGTGCTTTCCGCCTGCCGTCTGAAGGGGGAGAAGCTTTCAGAGCAGACCATCGTCATCTACGGGGCTGGGGCCGGGGGGATTGGGGTGGCCTGGGCCTTAAGGGAGGGCCTGAAGCGGGAAGGCCTTTCCCAGGAGGAGGCCCGGGAGCGGGTGCTGGTCCTGGACTCTAAGGGGCTCTTGGTGGAAGGGCGGAGCATGGAAGGCTACAAAGCCCCCTACGCCCAAAGGCCTGACCGGATCGCCGGCTGGCGGTTTTCCGGGTCCTACCCAAATCTATTGGAAACCATTCAGAATGCCCGGGCCACGGTCCTCCTGGGCCTTTCCGGCCAGGGGGGAAGTTTTACCGAGCCCGTGGTCAAGGCCATGCTGGAGAATACCCCTAGGCCCATCATCTTCCCCCTTTCC is a window encoding:
- a CDS encoding RNA-guided endonuclease InsQ/TnpB family protein, with the translated sequence HWYIVFTCEVQSQPLPPSDKAVGIDLGTNPHFLITSDGETVEAPRYFQKAEERLAKAQRELCGKKKGSYRYKQARRRVAKLHRKIANQRKDFHHKTARRLVNNYGIIVHEDLNILGLARSYVAKGVMDAGWAQFLRILAYKAAEAGRRVVGVDPKHTSQDCPVCGYRERRPLWVREYTCPQCGTHQHRDVAAAINILARAWVSPQGYLAGACGDR
- a CDS encoding NAD-dependent malic enzyme, which gives rise to MPVSRYYDVKRDERGERYLEPYVSGFLLLRLPLLNKGTAFTEEERRALGLEGLLPPHVNTLEEQKERVYRRYRLIQSPLEKHIYLRHLQDRNEVLFYALLVDHLEEMLPILYTPTVGEAVREFSHIYRYPRGFTASTRNIDFIDQALANVPLEEVRLIVATDSSAILGIGDQGYGGMAISIGKLTLYTAAGGVGPDKTLPVELDVGTDREDLLKDPLYLGVRHKRLRGEEYYRFLDRFVEAVRRRYPKALIQWEDFAKEAAFHVLERYRKVVPSFNDDIQGTGAVALAGVLSACRLKGEKLSEQTIVIYGAGAGGIGVAWALREGLKREGLSQEEARERVLVLDSKGLLVEGRSMEGYKAPYAQRPDRIAGWRFSGSYPNLLETIQNARATVLLGLSGQGGSFTEPVVKAMLENTPRPIIFPLSNPTSASEALPDDLIYWTEGRALVAAGSPFPPVGYMGRTIPIGQGNNAFIFPGLGLGAVLARAREVTDGMVLEAAYALYDYTQGHFPELLYPPVSRLREVSPYVAARVMQKALEEGVAEEERVKGLSFKGLMEFVRSRFWEPRYLPYRPAPVI